The following are encoded together in the Zingiber officinale cultivar Zhangliang chromosome 8A, Zo_v1.1, whole genome shotgun sequence genome:
- the LOC122009071 gene encoding endonuclease V-like isoform X1 translates to MGDSPDQGEDENFASYHQEWANLLRAQESLKERLVLEDDFSWGISSQESPSEDGSAREKLKYIGGVDISFLKKDPSLACGALVVLDSDTLNVVHEEFDVARLHVPYVPGFLAFREAPILLGLLDKMKFNAHPFYPQLLMVDGNGLLHPRGLGLACHLGILANLPTIGIGKNLHHVDGLTQSKVRRCFEASGTYDEDLIPLIGKSGKTWGMAMHSSHSSSKPIYVSIGHRISLGSAIMIVKSSCKYRIPEPIRQADIRSKAFLQEFQGVTNLVKPSHSLPYS, encoded by the exons ATGGGAGATTCTCCCGATCAAGGAGAGGACGAAAATTTCGCATCGTATCATCAGGAATGGGCCAA TCTTCTCAGAGCTCAGGAGTCGCTTAAGGAACGATTGGTCCTTGAGGATGATTTTTCGTGGGGAATATCCTCGCAAGAATCGCCTTCAGAGGATGGGTCAGCAAGGGAGAAGCTGAAGTACATCGGCGGTgttgatataagcttcttgaagaAGGATCCTTCGTTGGCGTGCGGTGCTCTCGTGGTGCTCGATTCTGATACTCTCAACGTTGTGCACGAAGAGTTTGATGTTGCCCGCCTGCATGTTCCTTATGTTCCTGGATTTCTTGCGTTCAGAGAG GCACCAATACTTTTGGGTCTTCTCGACAAGATGAAGTTCAACGCTCATCCTTTCTATCCTCAG TTATTGATGGTCGATGGCAATGGCTTACTTCATCCTCGAG GTCTTGGGTTAGCTTGCCATCTTGGTATCTTGGCTAATCTTCCCACCATTGGAATTGGAAAAAAT TTGCATCACGTTGATGGACTAACTCAGTCTAAAGTGAGACGATGCTTCGAAGCTAGTGGAACCTATGATGAGGATCTGATACCTTTGATCGGGAAGTCTGGAAAAACATGGGGAATG GCAATGCACTCCAGTCATTCCTCATCAAAACCTATATATGTGTCCATTGGTCATCGAATATCGCTTGGTTCTGCCATAATGATTGTCAAATCATCTTGCAAATATCGCATCCCTGAGCCTATTCGACAG GCTGATATTAGATCGAAGGCATTCCTTCAGGAGTTCCAAGGAGTAACTAATTTGGTGAAACCATCTCACAGTTTGCCTTATTCTTAA
- the LOC122009071 gene encoding endonuclease V-like isoform X2 — MGDSPDQGEDENFASYHQEWAKAQESLKERLVLEDDFSWGISSQESPSEDGSAREKLKYIGGVDISFLKKDPSLACGALVVLDSDTLNVVHEEFDVARLHVPYVPGFLAFREAPILLGLLDKMKFNAHPFYPQLLMVDGNGLLHPRGLGLACHLGILANLPTIGIGKNLHHVDGLTQSKVRRCFEASGTYDEDLIPLIGKSGKTWGMAMHSSHSSSKPIYVSIGHRISLGSAIMIVKSSCKYRIPEPIRQADIRSKAFLQEFQGVTNLVKPSHSLPYS; from the exons ATGGGAGATTCTCCCGATCAAGGAGAGGACGAAAATTTCGCATCGTATCATCAGGAATGGGCCAA AGCTCAGGAGTCGCTTAAGGAACGATTGGTCCTTGAGGATGATTTTTCGTGGGGAATATCCTCGCAAGAATCGCCTTCAGAGGATGGGTCAGCAAGGGAGAAGCTGAAGTACATCGGCGGTgttgatataagcttcttgaagaAGGATCCTTCGTTGGCGTGCGGTGCTCTCGTGGTGCTCGATTCTGATACTCTCAACGTTGTGCACGAAGAGTTTGATGTTGCCCGCCTGCATGTTCCTTATGTTCCTGGATTTCTTGCGTTCAGAGAG GCACCAATACTTTTGGGTCTTCTCGACAAGATGAAGTTCAACGCTCATCCTTTCTATCCTCAG TTATTGATGGTCGATGGCAATGGCTTACTTCATCCTCGAG GTCTTGGGTTAGCTTGCCATCTTGGTATCTTGGCTAATCTTCCCACCATTGGAATTGGAAAAAAT TTGCATCACGTTGATGGACTAACTCAGTCTAAAGTGAGACGATGCTTCGAAGCTAGTGGAACCTATGATGAGGATCTGATACCTTTGATCGGGAAGTCTGGAAAAACATGGGGAATG GCAATGCACTCCAGTCATTCCTCATCAAAACCTATATATGTGTCCATTGGTCATCGAATATCGCTTGGTTCTGCCATAATGATTGTCAAATCATCTTGCAAATATCGCATCCCTGAGCCTATTCGACAG GCTGATATTAGATCGAAGGCATTCCTTCAGGAGTTCCAAGGAGTAACTAATTTGGTGAAACCATCTCACAGTTTGCCTTATTCTTAA
- the LOC122009072 gene encoding putative RNA methyltransferase At5g10620 isoform X1, giving the protein MEVSLLGQSPTLLSTRLKSSNPASIPPARKSKYSGQAIRTIPLRILTVGKKRSRGVQLLVEEYMEKLKYYCCVEDVHLKSNPKGSSNVKAQIDAEDSVIMQQIRSEDWVIVLDEHGRDIGSEQLADLVGDGGQTGSARLAFCIGGPYGHGPQLRKRADVTIRLSSMVLNHQIALIVLLEQLYRSWTIIKGQKYHH; this is encoded by the exons ATGGAAGTCTCTCTGTTGGGCCAAAGCCCTACTCTTCTCTCCACTCGGTTGAAGAGCAGCAACCCTGCCTCCATTCCGCCAG CTAGGAAATCTAAGTACTCCGGCCAAGCAATC AGAACAATTCCGTTACGAATATTGACAGTCGGCAAGAAGAGATCTAGAGGGGTGCAACTATTGGTCGAGGAGTACATGGAGAAGCTCAAGTACTATTGCTGCGTCGAGGACGTACACTTGAAGTCTAATCCAAAAGGTAGCAG CAATGTGAAAGCTCAGATTGATGCTGAAGACAGTGTTATTATGCAACAAATCAGATCTGAAGATTGG GTTATTGTGTTGGATGAGCATGGAAGAGATATTGGATCAGAGCAATTAGCTGATTTGGTGGGGGATGGAGGGCAAACA GGTTCAGCTAGACTTGCATTTTGCATCGGTGGCCCATACGGACACGGACCACAGTTGCGAAAACGGGCAGATGTGACAATTCGATTATCATCTATGGTCTTGAATCACCAGATTGCATTGATTGTGTTGCTAGAGCAACTCTACAG ATCATGGACGATCATCAAAGGCCAGAAGTACCACCATTAG
- the LOC122009072 gene encoding putative RNA methyltransferase At5g10620 isoform X2, which produces MEVSLLGQSPTLLSTRLKSSNPASIPPVGKKRSRGVQLLVEEYMEKLKYYCCVEDVHLKSNPKGSSNVKAQIDAEDSVIMQQIRSEDWVIVLDEHGRDIGSEQLADLVGDGGQTGSARLAFCIGGPYGHGPQLRKRADVTIRLSSMVLNHQIALIVLLEQLYRSWTIIKGQKYHH; this is translated from the exons ATGGAAGTCTCTCTGTTGGGCCAAAGCCCTACTCTTCTCTCCACTCGGTTGAAGAGCAGCAACCCTGCCTCCATTCCGCCAG TCGGCAAGAAGAGATCTAGAGGGGTGCAACTATTGGTCGAGGAGTACATGGAGAAGCTCAAGTACTATTGCTGCGTCGAGGACGTACACTTGAAGTCTAATCCAAAAGGTAGCAG CAATGTGAAAGCTCAGATTGATGCTGAAGACAGTGTTATTATGCAACAAATCAGATCTGAAGATTGG GTTATTGTGTTGGATGAGCATGGAAGAGATATTGGATCAGAGCAATTAGCTGATTTGGTGGGGGATGGAGGGCAAACA GGTTCAGCTAGACTTGCATTTTGCATCGGTGGCCCATACGGACACGGACCACAGTTGCGAAAACGGGCAGATGTGACAATTCGATTATCATCTATGGTCTTGAATCACCAGATTGCATTGATTGTGTTGCTAGAGCAACTCTACAG ATCATGGACGATCATCAAAGGCCAGAAGTACCACCATTAG
- the LOC122009073 gene encoding uncharacterized protein LOC122009073 — MALRAFYNEIKGLKVRDLPAYVKPKLSWEYIKNSTDKAVDRYIEKYIDTSSIQPLYHVIIGGMVISYLVALPHERRHLEHQQQQASGGHH; from the coding sequence ATGGCTCTCCGGGCGTTCTACAACGAGATCAAAGGCTTGAAGGTGAGGGATCTCCCTGCATACGTGAAGCCGAAATTGTCGTGGGAGTACATCAAAAACAGTACGGACAAGGCGGTGGATCGCTACATCGAGAAGTACATCGATACCAGTTCGATCCAGCCCCTCTATCACGTCATCATCGGCGGCATGGTGATATCCTACCTTGTGGCCCTTCCACACGAGCGCCGCCACCTCGAGCATCAGCAGCAACAGGCCTCTGGCGGCCACCACTAG